In Nodosilinea sp. FACHB-141, a single window of DNA contains:
- a CDS encoding serine/threonine-protein kinase, protein MANFDGSADSPFVNQILHDRYQIQAMLGRKPGRQTFLALDLQNQLPVVIKLLLFSPDSTWEDLKLFEREAETLKALGHPAIPQYLDFFEVEIEFGKGFALVQSYIEARSLQQWTQDGCRFGEAELTAITKDLLDILEYLHRLQPPVIHRDIKPSNVLLKNRSGNGPGEVYLIDFGSVQTAAHGGTVTVVGTYGYMPSEQFGGRSLPASDLYGVGMTLTYLATGQHPADLPEDDLHVGFDHLTTLSRPFISWIEWLTNPSLAKRPATAQDARLHLLKPRQEPKATSTVQKLFLGTTTCPSSSSISLKATQTTLQLRVPLNQILYTFSGVNDNLLLWTCLALALITFAMFFIDFLFTLFLMLLTWFLPFLPILIILAFQGSSPRKVLDVFLMNVRGSFNHTSANIEFPKKKIGQSLLLSTG, encoded by the coding sequence ATGGCCAATTTCGATGGCAGTGCTGACAGTCCATTCGTAAACCAAATCTTGCACGATCGCTATCAAATTCAAGCAATGCTGGGTCGCAAACCCGGACGGCAAACGTTTTTAGCGCTCGATTTACAAAATCAACTACCTGTTGTCATTAAACTCTTACTGTTTAGCCCAGATTCTACCTGGGAGGATTTGAAATTATTTGAGCGCGAGGCAGAAACTCTCAAAGCTCTTGGTCACCCAGCAATACCTCAATATCTTGATTTCTTTGAGGTAGAAATCGAGTTTGGCAAGGGTTTTGCGCTGGTACAAAGTTACATTGAGGCACGCTCGCTTCAACAATGGACACAGGACGGCTGTAGGTTTGGCGAAGCAGAATTAACGGCGATCACCAAAGACTTGCTAGACATCTTGGAGTACCTTCATCGACTTCAACCGCCTGTCATTCATCGTGATATTAAACCGAGTAATGTGTTGCTCAAAAACCGTAGTGGCAATGGTCCGGGTGAGGTTTATCTGATTGATTTTGGCTCGGTACAAACAGCCGCTCATGGTGGCACGGTAACAGTGGTTGGCACCTATGGTTATATGCCATCCGAACAATTTGGTGGCCGATCGTTACCCGCATCCGATTTGTATGGTGTCGGTATGACCTTAACTTATCTAGCGACAGGTCAACATCCTGCTGATTTACCTGAAGACGATTTACACGTTGGATTTGACCACTTGACGACCCTCAGCAGGCCTTTCATCAGTTGGATCGAATGGCTAACAAACCCAAGCTTAGCCAAAAGACCAGCAACAGCACAAGACGCAAGGCTACACCTTCTCAAGCCTCGCCAAGAGCCAAAAGCGACCTCAACCGTACAGAAGCTTTTCTTAGGTACAACAACATGTCCCTCATCCTCCTCTATTTCCCTGAAGGCAACTCAAACTACTCTTCAGCTAAGAGTACCACTAAATCAAATTCTATATACCTTTTCAGGCGTGAATGACAACTTACTGCTCTGGACTTGTCTAGCACTAGCCTTAATAACGTTTGCAATGTTTTTTATAGATTTTCTGTTTACCTTGTTTCTTATGTTGCTTACTTGGTTTCTTCCATTTCTTCCAATTCTTATAATTCTAGCGTTCCAAGGGTCAAGCCCAAGGAAAGTGCTTGATGTGTTCTTGATGAACGTTAGAGGTTCATTCAATCATACTAGTGCTAATATTGAATTTCCAAAAAAAAAGATAGGACAGTCGTTGTTACTTTCGACCGGCTAA